A genomic region of Oryza glaberrima chromosome 1, OglaRS2, whole genome shotgun sequence contains the following coding sequences:
- the LOC127760725 gene encoding probable aquaporin TIP1-2 — translation MPVSRIAVGAPGELSHPDTAKAAVAEFISMLIFVFAGSGSGMAFSKLTDGGGTTPSGLIAASLAHALALFVAVAVGANISGGHVNPAVTFGAFVGGNISLVKAVVYWVAQLLGSVVACLLLKIATGGAAVGAFSLSAGVGAWNAVVFEIVMTFGLVYTVYATAVDPKKGDLGVIAPIAIGFIVGANILAGGAFDGASMNPAVSFGPAVVTGVWDNHWVYWLGPFVGAAIAALIYDIIFIGQRPHDQLPTADY, via the exons atgccGGTGAGCCGGATCGCGGTGGGCGCCCCCGGCGAGCTGTCCCACCCGGACACGGCcaaggccgccgtcgccgagttCATCTCTATGCTCATCTTCGTCTTCGCCGGATCGGGATCCGGCATGGCCTTCA GCAAGctgacggacggcggcggcacgacgccGTCGGGGCTGATCGCCGCCTCCCTGGCGCACGCGCTGGCCCTGttcgtggcggtggcggtgggagcCAACATCTCCGGTGGGCACGTGAACCCGGCGGTGACATTCGGCGCGTTCGTGGGGGGGAACATCAGCCTGGTGAAGGCGGTGGTGTACTGGGTGGCGCAGCTGCTGGGGTCGGTGGTGGCGTGCCTGCTGCTCAAGAtcgcgacgggcggcgccgccgtgggtgCCTTCTCGCTGTCGGCGGGCGTGGGCGCCTGGAACGCGGTGGTGTTCGAGATCGTCATGACCTTCGGCCTCGTCTACACCGTGTACGCCACCGCGGTGGATCCCAAGAAGGGCGACCTCGGTGTCATCGCCCCCATCGCCATCGGCTTCATCGTCGGCGCCAacatcctcgccggcggcgccttcGACGGCGCCTCCATGAACCCCGCCGTCTCCTTCGgccccgccgtcgtcaccggagTCTGGGACAACCACTGGGTCTACTGGCTCGGCCCCttcgtcggcgccgccatcgccgcgctcATCTACGACATCATCTTCATCGGCCAGCGCCCGCACGACCAGCTGCCCACCGCCGACTACtga
- the LOC127760779 gene encoding agamous-like MADS-box protein AGL29, producing the protein MAMQVAAPSRRRPSLGRQKIEIRRIESEEARQVCFSKRRAGFFKKASELSILCSADVAAVVFSPAGKAYSFGHPSVECLLERFLPDSSSGAAARVRRGANNNGGGGMVGELNRQYGELRAMVEAHKARRERADEKIEMERAAGRWLPMDADVRRMSPEELMAFGTGLMAVQAAVSARADQMLRDALLIGRRPPTTTTAGFGFFHMPHY; encoded by the coding sequence ATGGCGATGCaggtggcggcgccgtcgcggaggaggccgagctTGGGGCGGCAGAAGATCGAGATCCGGCGCATCGAGAGCGAGGAGGCACGTCAGGTGTGCTTCTCCAAGCGCCGTGCCGGCTTCTTCAAGAAGGCCAGCGAGCTGTCCATTCTGTGcagcgccgacgtggccgccgtcgtcttctccCCCGCCGGCAAGGCCTACTCCTTCGGCCACCCCTCCGTGGAGTGCCTCCTGGAGCGATTCCTGCCGGACTCGTcgtcgggagcggcggcgcgggtgcggCGAGGAGCGAATAataatggtggtggtgggatggTCGGGGAGCTCAACAGGCAGTACGGCGAGCTGCGCGCGATGGTGGAGGCGCACAAGGCGCGGCGGGAGAGGGCGGACGAGAAGATAGAGATGGAGCGCGCGGCGGGGAGGTGGCTGCCCATGGACGCCGATGTGCGCCGCATGTCGCCGGAGGAGCTCATGGCTTTCGGGACGGGCCTCATGGCTGTGCAGGCTGCCGTCTCCGCGCGCGCCGACCAGATGCTGCGCGACGCGCTCCTCATTGGCCGCAggccgcccaccaccaccaccgccggcttcGGCTTCTTCCACATGCCACACTACTGA